In [Clostridium] cellulosi, one genomic interval encodes:
- a CDS encoding hypothetical protein (Family membership) gives MDSFNKALDILIMLTGIYMFYWAFSGKGSIYKTDYIKKALHEKYKKMIKWFCIIGGALAVITGGVDYVKLEPYATILYYLLCVCVFAAFIAIFIFIDKSKIKMRD, from the coding sequence ATGGATTCTTTCAACAAAGCGTTAGATATACTTATAATGCTTACAGGCATTTATATGTTTTACTGGGCCTTTTCTGGAAAGGGCAGTATTTATAAAACTGATTATATTAAAAAAGCGCTCCATGAGAAGTATAAAAAGATGATAAAATGGTTTTGCATAATCGGCGGTGCATTAGCTGTAATCACTGGCGGCGTTGATTATGTAAAACTGGAACCCTACGCTACCATTTTATATTACCTGCTCTGTGTCTGCGTTTTTGCAGCGTTCATTGCCATTTTCATCTTTATTGATAAATCAAAGATAAAAATGCGCGATTGA
- a CDS encoding phage SPO1 DNA polymerase-related protein (High confidence in function and specificity), producing MYETWSELEAACRECKKCELCKTRTNLVFGGGNKDAEVMFIGEGPGEQEDLQGLPFVGRAGQLLDKMLLAIGLDRTKVYIANMVKCRPPKNRDPFPEEQDMCIDWLRNQVYLMKPKIIVCLGRISGMRLIKHDLKITREHGLWFEKNGTLMMATLHPAALLRNPAQKPEAFKDYLALRDKIREICTSTKI from the coding sequence GTGTACGAGACTTGGAGTGAACTTGAAGCTGCCTGCCGGGAGTGCAAGAAATGCGAACTTTGCAAAACGCGCACTAACCTGGTTTTCGGCGGAGGAAATAAAGACGCAGAGGTTATGTTCATCGGTGAGGGACCGGGCGAACAGGAAGATTTACAGGGCCTGCCCTTTGTCGGGCGTGCCGGGCAGCTGCTTGACAAAATGCTGCTTGCAATAGGCCTCGACCGCACTAAAGTATATATAGCAAACATGGTCAAATGCCGCCCGCCGAAAAACCGCGACCCATTTCCAGAAGAGCAGGATATGTGCATAGATTGGCTGCGGAATCAGGTTTATCTGATGAAACCGAAGATTATCGTCTGCCTCGGGAGGATTTCGGGGATGAGGCTAATTAAGCACGACTTGAAAATCACCCGCGAACACGGCTTGTGGTTTGAGAAAAACGGCACGCTTATGATGGCGACGCTTCACCCTGCCGCGCTTTTGAGAAATCCGGCGCAGAAACCAGAAGCATTCAAGGACTATCTCGCCCTGCGGGATAAAATCCGCGAAATTTGTACTTCAACGAAAATTTAA
- the chvE gene encoding Multiple sugar-binding periplasmic receptor ChvE (High confidence in function and specificity), which produces MKSGLMKKVFAALLAGAMVFSLTACSSNTSSNGSSTGASGSSAKHEKIGVSMPTQSLQRWNQDGANIVKQLKDKGYPVEIQYANNDVNTQIQQIENMITKGCKILIIAAIDGSSLTDVLNTAKQNNCKVIAYDRLIMQTPNVDYYATFDNYKVGVIQGQYIESKLNLKEGKGPFNIEIFAGDPGDNNAQFFYNGAMSVLKPYIDKGKLIVKSGQIDFAKCAISNWTSALAQSRMDNLITSNYTKGEKLDAVLSANDSLAIGIVASLKSNGYGTSAKPYPILTGQDCDIANVKAIIEGQQSMSIYKDTRLLAAKTVSMVEAMEQGNAPEINDTKSYNNGVKVVPTELLTPVYVDKNNYKDILIKGGYYTEDQLK; this is translated from the coding sequence CAATGGTTTTTTCTTTGACAGCATGTAGCTCAAATACAAGTTCAAATGGTTCATCAACTGGCGCATCTGGTAGTTCGGCAAAGCACGAAAAAATCGGTGTTTCAATGCCTACCCAGTCTCTGCAAAGGTGGAACCAAGACGGTGCCAACATTGTAAAGCAGTTGAAAGACAAAGGCTATCCCGTTGAAATTCAGTACGCAAACAATGATGTCAACACTCAGATTCAGCAGATTGAAAACATGATAACAAAGGGATGCAAAATACTTATTATCGCCGCAATCGATGGCTCATCCCTTACTGACGTTCTGAACACGGCAAAGCAAAACAACTGCAAGGTCATCGCATATGATAGGCTTATTATGCAGACCCCGAACGTCGACTATTATGCGACATTCGATAACTACAAAGTCGGTGTTATCCAGGGTCAGTACATTGAATCAAAGCTGAACCTGAAAGAAGGAAAAGGTCCTTTCAACATTGAGATATTTGCCGGTGACCCGGGTGACAACAACGCGCAGTTCTTCTATAACGGTGCAATGAGCGTTCTTAAACCGTACATAGACAAGGGTAAGCTTATCGTAAAGAGCGGCCAGATTGATTTTGCAAAGTGCGCAATTTCCAACTGGACATCAGCTTTAGCTCAGTCAAGAATGGATAACCTTATCACATCTAACTATACAAAAGGTGAAAAGCTTGATGCGGTTCTTTCCGCTAATGACAGCCTTGCAATCGGTATCGTAGCTTCACTCAAGAGCAACGGCTATGGCACATCTGCAAAGCCCTATCCTATTTTGACCGGTCAGGACTGCGATATAGCTAATGTCAAAGCTATCATAGAGGGCCAGCAGTCAATGTCTATCTATAAAGACACAAGACTCCTCGCAGCGAAGACTGTCTCAATGGTTGAAGCTATGGAACAGGGCAATGCTCCGGAAATAAACGATACCAAGAGCTACAACAACGGCGTAAAGGTTGTTCCCACCGAGCTTCTTACACCTGTTTATGTTGACAAAAACAACTACAAAGACATTCTTATTAAGGGCGGATACTATACAGAAGACCAGCTTAAATAA
- the araG gene encoding L-arabinose transport ATP-binding protein AraG (High confidence in function and specificity): protein MSEYILEMRNITKTFPGVKALDNVNLKVKRGEIHGLIGENGAGKSTLMNVLSGVYPYGTYTGDIIFEGKVCKFKTISDSEKLGIGFIHQELALVPQLTIGENIYLRNERANRGIINWDQTHKQAEELLKKVGLKKDTYTLVGNLGAGQQQLVEIAKVLSRDIKLLILDEPTASLNDEESNNLLNLLLDLKKEGITSIIISHKLRELTKVSDTITVMRDGATIETLDKNKDDISEDNIIRGMVGRKLTNLYPERKHNIGEVMFSVENWNVYSPNIPDKKVISNVSFNVRKGEILGFAGLMGAGRTELAMSIFGKSYGRNITGKIYKYGKEITVNNVRQAIQNGIAYTTEDRKNGGLNLSGDVTQNITIAAINKLANKMVINSDAEIKVAEDYCKKLNIKTPSVFQKCINLSGGNQQKVVLSKWIYTDPDLMILDEPTRGIDVGAKYEIYTIMNQLVEEGKAIIFISSEMPELLGMCDRIYVVNEGQIVGELQGEEISQEAIMKCIMQSNREAV from the coding sequence ATGAGCGAATACATACTTGAAATGAGAAACATTACTAAAACATTCCCCGGTGTCAAGGCTCTTGATAATGTAAACCTCAAGGTAAAACGCGGAGAAATACATGGGTTGATAGGCGAAAACGGCGCAGGTAAATCAACACTCATGAATGTTCTCAGCGGCGTTTACCCTTATGGCACTTATACAGGGGATATAATTTTTGAAGGTAAAGTTTGCAAATTCAAAACGATCAGCGACAGCGAAAAACTCGGAATTGGTTTTATCCATCAAGAGCTTGCTTTAGTCCCACAGCTTACCATAGGTGAAAATATTTATCTCCGCAACGAGAGGGCAAACAGAGGGATTATAAATTGGGACCAAACACATAAACAGGCTGAAGAGTTGCTGAAAAAAGTCGGGCTTAAAAAAGATACCTATACCCTTGTTGGCAACTTAGGCGCCGGTCAGCAGCAGCTTGTTGAAATTGCAAAGGTCTTATCAAGGGATATAAAGCTGTTGATTTTGGATGAGCCAACCGCATCACTTAATGATGAAGAATCAAATAATCTTCTTAACCTTCTCCTTGACCTTAAAAAAGAAGGTATAACAAGCATTATTATTTCACATAAGCTTCGAGAGCTAACAAAAGTATCAGATACCATAACGGTTATGCGCGACGGCGCAACAATAGAGACACTTGACAAAAATAAAGATGATATTAGCGAAGACAACATTATAAGAGGCATGGTTGGAAGAAAACTTACCAACCTTTATCCAGAAAGAAAACATAATATCGGGGAAGTTATGTTCTCTGTTGAGAACTGGAATGTCTATAGCCCAAATATCCCTGATAAAAAGGTTATTTCTAATGTCAGTTTTAATGTAAGAAAAGGTGAAATCCTTGGATTTGCCGGACTTATGGGAGCAGGCAGAACCGAACTTGCAATGAGCATCTTCGGAAAATCCTATGGCAGAAATATCACCGGCAAGATATATAAATATGGAAAAGAAATAACGGTAAACAACGTCAGACAAGCCATTCAGAACGGTATAGCATATACTACCGAAGACCGCAAGAACGGCGGCCTTAACCTGTCAGGTGACGTAACACAGAATATTACGATTGCAGCAATAAATAAACTCGCCAATAAAATGGTCATTAACAGTGATGCTGAGATTAAAGTGGCAGAGGATTATTGCAAAAAGTTAAATATCAAAACGCCAAGTGTCTTCCAAAAGTGCATTAATCTTTCAGGCGGAAATCAACAGAAGGTCGTCTTGAGTAAATGGATTTATACAGACCCTGATTTGATGATCCTTGATGAACCGACACGCGGTATCGATGTCGGCGCTAAATACGAAATCTATACAATCATGAATCAACTTGTTGAAGAAGGCAAAGCAATTATCTTTATTTCCTCTGAAATGCCTGAGCTCTTGGGTATGTGCGACAGGATTTATGTTGTAAATGAAGGTCAGATTGTCGGCGAACTTCAAGGTGAAGAAATTTCCCAAGAGGCTATAATGAAATGCATTATGCAAAGTAACAGGGAGGCAGTATAA
- a CDS encoding hypothetical protein (Family membership), producing the protein MEIRTVTCPACGKSFEINTQIEKVTCNFCGNIFCAKTESAENNEALLDKAIQAITPKLIINPYVIELITKEKYSSAFNEYYAEISKSFDCFAAAYSDYSGDKEQFVKRYAESIYKKIKAVIGKEKFSKLKGLELENLIWVYVSFLIPSVLKYDAEYSENLADMLVLLWNNEHKNRKISKSSFEEINSGFKTKLCFITTAVCETLGRPDNCYELQAFRSFRDNYLKFQQGGPEQIQEYYLIAPMIVRAIDKSPKRKDIYKSIWERYLSKCLSFYEHNEYEQCRKTYTEMVETLRKEWL; encoded by the coding sequence ATGGAGATTAGAACCGTTACATGCCCAGCTTGCGGGAAAAGTTTTGAGATAAACACCCAAATTGAAAAGGTTACTTGTAATTTTTGCGGAAATATATTTTGCGCAAAAACGGAATCAGCGGAAAATAACGAAGCATTACTGGACAAAGCAATTCAAGCGATTACGCCCAAATTAATAATAAATCCTTATGTAATCGAATTGATTACAAAAGAAAAATACAGCTCTGCGTTTAATGAATATTATGCGGAAATATCAAAATCGTTTGATTGCTTTGCTGCCGCTTACAGCGATTACTCTGGTGACAAAGAACAGTTTGTTAAGCGATACGCAGAATCCATATATAAAAAAATCAAAGCGGTGATAGGAAAAGAAAAATTCAGCAAGCTCAAAGGATTGGAGCTTGAGAATCTAATCTGGGTATATGTTTCATTTCTGATACCGTCCGTTTTAAAATATGATGCTGAATACAGTGAAAATTTGGCCGATATGCTTGTGCTGTTATGGAATAATGAACATAAGAACCGGAAAATTTCGAAATCGTCATTTGAAGAGATAAATTCGGGCTTTAAGACAAAATTATGTTTTATAACAACCGCGGTCTGCGAAACATTGGGCCGGCCTGATAATTGCTATGAGCTTCAGGCTTTCAGAAGTTTCAGGGACAATTACTTGAAATTTCAGCAGGGCGGTCCGGAACAAATACAGGAATATTACCTTATCGCTCCGATGATTGTCAGAGCCATTGATAAATCTCCGAAACGCAAAGATATTTACAAATCCATATGGGAAAGGTATCTGTCAAAGTGCCTTTCATTCTATGAGCATAATGAGTATGAACAATGCAGAAAGACCTATACTGAAATGGTTGAAACTCTTCGTAAAGAGTGGTTATGA
- a CDS encoding ABC-type xylose transport system, permease component (High confidence in function and specificity), whose amino-acid sequence MDTFIKLIKNNIKQYTMLIALIVVMIIFQIATGGILFVPMNITNLILQNAYVFVLSVGMMLLLINGGNIDMSVGSVVAFIGAILGIMLINHHAPLWLSIIVALILGLLIGMWQGFWVGYVRMPGFIVTLAGQLMFRGLTTRVLNGLTLAPFSKSFVNISAGFIPDFCKIPGSNLNITSLVVGLITTAAIIVLQVRARAKKLKYTTNVLPWSFFLIKLILISAVIMLFSLWLARYQGIPIVFIIILFLVVSYSFFASKTVPGRYIYAMGGNERAAKLSGINTNKVLFLCYTNMGVIAAIASIVSTSRLNAASPLAGQGYDLDAISSCFIGGASMYGGAGTIVGAIIGALFMGVLNNGMSILGVGSDIQQVVKGLVLLLAVAFDIISKSRAKAS is encoded by the coding sequence ATGGATACGTTTATAAAGTTAATCAAGAACAACATCAAACAATATACAATGCTCATCGCGCTGATAGTCGTAATGATTATCTTTCAAATTGCAACAGGCGGTATTCTGTTTGTTCCTATGAATATCACAAACCTGATTCTTCAGAACGCCTACGTCTTTGTACTGTCAGTAGGTATGATGCTTCTGCTTATAAACGGCGGCAACATTGATATGTCAGTAGGTTCGGTCGTTGCATTTATCGGCGCTATTCTCGGTATTATGCTGATAAATCATCACGCGCCTCTCTGGTTGTCAATTATTGTTGCCCTTATTCTCGGTTTGCTGATAGGCATGTGGCAAGGTTTTTGGGTCGGTTATGTAAGAATGCCGGGCTTTATCGTAACACTTGCGGGCCAGTTGATGTTCAGAGGACTTACAACAAGGGTTCTCAACGGCTTAACGCTTGCTCCGTTCAGTAAATCTTTCGTAAATATCAGTGCTGGATTTATTCCTGATTTCTGCAAGATTCCCGGTTCAAATCTAAATATAACCTCACTGGTTGTTGGTTTAATTACGACTGCCGCTATTATTGTTCTTCAGGTCAGAGCCAGAGCCAAAAAGTTAAAATATACAACCAATGTACTTCCGTGGTCATTCTTCTTAATTAAACTTATACTTATTTCAGCAGTTATCATGTTGTTCTCATTATGGCTGGCAAGGTATCAGGGTATTCCGATTGTCTTTATTATCATTCTCTTCCTTGTTGTTTCCTACAGCTTCTTCGCATCTAAAACAGTTCCTGGCAGATATATTTACGCTATGGGCGGAAATGAAAGAGCAGCCAAACTGTCAGGTATTAATACAAACAAGGTTTTGTTCCTGTGCTACACCAATATGGGCGTAATTGCAGCTATCGCGTCTATCGTTTCAACATCCAGGTTGAACGCAGCTTCTCCTCTTGCTGGTCAAGGCTATGATTTGGATGCCATTTCATCTTGCTTCATCGGCGGCGCTTCAATGTACGGCGGTGCCGGAACAATAGTTGGAGCAATCATAGGCGCTTTGTTTATGGGTGTTCTGAATAACGGTATGTCTATTCTCGGTGTAGGATCGGATATCCAGCAGGTTGTAAAAGGCCTTGTCCTTCTTCTTGCTGTAGCATTCGATATTATTTCAAAATCAAGAGCAAAAGCATCATAA
- a CDS encoding endonuclease III (High confidence in function and specificity) → MNKQERALKIIEALEINYPDAHCSLESRNALELLIATRLSAQCTDERVNIVTKDLFAKYKTAEDFASADISDIENIIHSCGLYKTKARDIVAMCKMLVNEYNSVVPDTIEELVKLPGVGRKTANLIVGDIYGKPSYVADTHCIRLSNRLGLANSKDPYKVEQELRRVIPPEKSGMFCHRLVWHGRAVCKARAPMCDDCCLREYCPRIGVK, encoded by the coding sequence ATGAATAAACAAGAACGTGCGCTTAAAATTATAGAAGCGCTTGAAATCAACTATCCCGACGCACATTGCTCGCTGGAAAGCAGGAACGCCCTCGAGCTTCTCATAGCAACGAGGCTTTCGGCCCAATGCACCGACGAAAGGGTAAACATCGTGACTAAAGACCTGTTTGCGAAATACAAAACCGCTGAGGATTTTGCGTCGGCTGATATTTCGGATATCGAGAATATTATACATTCCTGCGGGCTTTATAAAACAAAGGCGCGGGATATAGTCGCCATGTGCAAAATGCTTGTCAATGAATACAATTCAGTCGTACCCGATACCATCGAGGAGCTTGTAAAGCTGCCTGGTGTTGGGCGCAAAACCGCGAACCTGATTGTTGGCGATATCTACGGCAAACCGTCTTATGTCGCAGACACGCACTGCATACGCCTTTCAAACAGATTGGGGCTTGCCAATTCAAAAGACCCTTATAAGGTTGAGCAGGAGCTGCGCCGTGTCATACCGCCAGAAAAATCAGGTATGTTCTGTCACAGGCTCGTCTGGCACGGAAGGGCGGTCTGCAAGGCGCGCGCCCCGATGTGTGACGACTGCTGCCTGCGAGAATACTGCCCGCGGATCGGGGTCAAATGA
- a CDS encoding hypothetical protein (High confidence in function and specificity) — translation MFEFKEPLLLDGATGTNLIKAGMPSGVCVEKWVLDHPDTIIELQRAYVDAGSNVITAPTFEANRYKLSLHGLGDKVKEFNKQLVSLSKEAAGGKAAVAGNMAPTGLFVEPFGDETFDGLVDIFREQAFALKEAGVDYIACETFMSLTEARAALLAAKETGLPVTVTLTVEKNGRTLSGGNVLSNLVTLAAMGAAAVGLNCSTGPEIVLKALSGVPSQLPVPVIAKPNAGVPSNDNSQVTVDEFASYAKEFFKEGIGILGGCCGTTPEYITALREEMNKAEFIDKRGGDGAKSEGVRDFIAANEKQAFFISEEDLDFSHKINCGVDIADRLLEIEGENCAARVVIKNADDAHEFGMNAYLASVPVVLLGYDADALDTALRLYQGRAMLDSKSDIEKDKLNLLSQKYGAIII, via the coding sequence ATGTTCGAATTCAAAGAACCGCTGCTTCTTGACGGCGCAACAGGTACAAATCTTATTAAAGCAGGAATGCCGTCGGGTGTCTGTGTTGAGAAATGGGTGCTTGACCACCCAGACACAATTATTGAGCTTCAACGGGCTTATGTAGACGCCGGGAGCAATGTAATAACGGCGCCGACTTTTGAGGCCAACAGATATAAGCTATCCCTTCACGGACTCGGTGACAAGGTCAAGGAATTCAACAAACAACTCGTTTCGCTGTCAAAAGAAGCGGCAGGGGGCAAGGCGGCTGTCGCCGGCAATATGGCGCCAACAGGGCTTTTTGTCGAGCCTTTTGGTGACGAAACCTTTGACGGGCTTGTGGATATTTTCCGCGAGCAGGCCTTTGCGCTCAAAGAAGCCGGCGTCGATTATATCGCATGTGAAACCTTTATGAGCCTTACCGAAGCCAGGGCAGCGCTTCTCGCCGCAAAAGAGACAGGGCTGCCGGTAACTGTTACACTGACAGTTGAAAAGAACGGGCGTACACTTTCGGGCGGCAACGTGCTTTCCAATCTTGTGACGCTTGCTGCAATGGGCGCGGCTGCTGTTGGCCTTAACTGCTCAACAGGGCCGGAAATTGTATTGAAAGCGCTTTCAGGCGTGCCGTCGCAATTGCCGGTTCCGGTTATAGCAAAGCCGAACGCGGGCGTTCCAAGCAATGATAACAGCCAGGTCACCGTGGACGAATTTGCGTCATATGCGAAGGAATTTTTCAAAGAGGGCATAGGCATTCTCGGCGGCTGCTGCGGTACAACGCCGGAGTATATTACGGCGCTCCGTGAAGAAATGAACAAAGCGGAGTTTATAGATAAACGGGGCGGCGACGGCGCCAAATCAGAAGGAGTACGCGATTTTATCGCCGCTAATGAAAAGCAGGCGTTCTTTATCTCTGAAGAGGACTTGGATTTTTCACATAAAATCAACTGCGGAGTCGATATAGCAGACAGGCTTCTCGAAATTGAGGGCGAAAACTGTGCGGCACGTGTTGTTATTAAAAACGCCGACGATGCGCATGAATTCGGCATGAACGCTTATCTTGCGTCGGTGCCTGTAGTATTGCTCGGTTACGACGCGGACGCTCTCGATACCGCCCTCAGATTATATCAGGGCCGCGCAATGCTGGACTCAAAGTCCGATATAGAAAAGGATAAACTTAATCTGCTGTCACAGAAATACGGTGCAATTATAATATGA